The following proteins are co-located in the Hydrogenophaga sp. RAC07 genome:
- a CDS encoding DUF3597 domain-containing protein: MGLFSNILEKLGMGSPKVVPQPPAAAPAPSAAPAPAPAAAPSPAPVASITMVDVVALMEQKAAANPQKLNWKTSIVDLLKLLDLDSSLAARKELAKELYCPDELMGDSAKMNMWLHKNVLAHIAANGGNIPKELID, encoded by the coding sequence ATGGGTCTCTTCAGCAACATCCTCGAAAAACTCGGCATGGGTTCGCCCAAGGTGGTGCCGCAGCCACCGGCAGCAGCACCCGCGCCTTCGGCCGCGCCTGCCCCGGCGCCCGCTGCAGCACCGTCGCCCGCACCTGTGGCCTCCATCACCATGGTCGACGTGGTCGCCCTCATGGAGCAGAAGGCCGCGGCCAACCCGCAAAAGCTCAACTGGAAAACCTCCATCGTCGACCTGCTCAAGCTGCTCGACCTGGACAGCAGCCTGGCCGCACGCAAGGAACTGGCCAAAGAGCTCTATTGCCCCGACGAGCTCATGGGCGACTCGGCCAAGATGAACATGTGGCTGCACAAGAACGTGCTGGCCCACATCGCTGCCAACGGCGGCAACATCCCCAAAGAACTCATCGATTGA